AGCAAAAGACCGTGCCTTTGGATGGGGTGCTTGAGGCGGCAATTGATGCCTTAGTAGGTGCCTCCGAATAGAATAGCGTTATACCTATATAAGTAGTAGTTACCAGAAACAACGTGAATCATGAGTTTGGATTGATATGCCATTAGATTTAGAAGAACAAGAACAGTTAGACCAATTCAAAGCGTTTTGGCAAAAGTACCGCAACCTCATTACCGGCGTTGCTACAGTCTTATTATTTGCTTATGCCACCTATAGCGGTTACCAATGGTGGCGCAATAGTCAGGCACTGGAAGCATCAAAGCTGTACGAGACGATGGTTAGCGCTATTGCTAAAGGAGATAAAGATCAAACTTTGCGCGCTGCCGATGATTTGCAAAAAGATTTTGCTCGCACACCATATGCCCCAATGTCCAGTTTGATTGCTGCTCGTATTGCATCAGATGCAGGTGATGGTGCTAAAGCATTAGATTATTTGCGTTGGGCTGCTAAGAATGCCTCTAATGATGCCTATCTTGCTTTAGCCAAGATGCGTTTGGTATCTCAACTGATTGAGCAAGGTACAGAAAAAGACTTTGCCGAAGCAGATCAGATTTTGCAGAGCAAGCCCATTGCAGGGTTTGAAGCCTTATGGCTTGAGCGTCGTGGCGATTGGTATTTGGCGCAAAAGAAAAATGAACAAGCAAAAATCAGCTATCAAGATGCTTGGAAAAAATTAGATCAAGCGAAAGAGTTTCCTGAAGAGGCGCGTCGTCTCTTGAAGGTGAAGCTCGATGCGGTTGGGGGAGTTGCACAGTGATGGTGGCTAAGCGCATGGTAGGGTTGGTAAGTAAAGTTGTCTTACTTGGAGTGGTTGCAGCAGCGCTAGTTGCTTGCTCCGGAAACTCTCGTGTTCGTAAACCTGCCGAGTTAGTTGAAGTCAAGAACCAATTTGATTTGCAACCAGTGTGGTCTACCAGCGTTGGCTCATCCGAGTCATTTAATTTTCATCCGGTAGTAGCGGGTAACTCAGTTTATGCAGCATCACATCGTGGCAATTTAGCCAAGATCGATTTAGCTTCTGGCAACAAGGTATGGGAGGTTTCTGTGCCTGAGCGTTTGGCCATTGGTCCAGGATCGGATGGCCGTACAACTGTAGCGGTATCAATTAAGGGTAATGTTTATGCTTATGACGATACCGGCAAAGCACTATGGAACGTCAACGTCGGCAGTGAAGTATTAAGTGAGCCTGTCGTAGCAGGCGGTGTTGTAGTGATTCGTGCGTTAGATAATCGTTTCATTGGCTTAGATGCGCAAACAGGTGCACGCAAGTGGAATTACCAACGTCAACAATCCGCCTTGTCATTGCGTGTTGGTTATGGCATGTTGCCAATTAATAATGAAGTGATTGTGACTGGCTTTGCTGGCGGGCGCTTTGGCATGATTGCACTTGCTAATGGCGGATTAATCTGGGAGACCCCAGTGTCTTTCCCTAAAGGCTTTTCTGAGATTGAGCGTTTAAATGATGTGACCGCCAAGCCAAGCATGGAAGGAGAAATTCTCTGTGCGGTGTCTTATCAAGGGCGTATTGGTTGTGGTCAGGCGCGAACTGGCAATTTGCTCTGGTTTAAGGATTTCTCAAGCTATACCGGTACAGCACAAAGCTCAGATTTAGTATTCTCTGCTAATGAAAAATCCCATGTATTTGCTTTTGCAACGAAAGACGGTGCTCAGGTTTGGGAAAACACCAAGCTGACATTCCGTGATGTAGGTGAACCGCTTGCGGTCGGTAGAGTGCTACTGATGGGCGACGCACAAGGTTATGTGCACGCATTTGCACAAGCCAATGGTGAGATGGTTGCACGCATTCGTCATGACAGTAGCCCAATTTCAGCGGCACCAATCGCAGTTGGCGGACTTATCATCATTCAGTCACAGGGTGGCAAGATTGCCGCTTACAGTCCTAAATGAATCCAGTCATCACTATCGTTGGTCGTCCTAACGTAGGCAAGTCCACTCTCTTTAATCGTTTAACGCGTTCGCGTGATGCACTCGTTGCTGATTTTTCTGGTTTAACGCGTGACCGTCACTATGGCAAAGGTCGCATTGGCGACCGCGCGTTTATTTGCGTAGACACGGGTGGTTTTGAACCAGTCGCTAAGACTGGCATCGTAGCGGAGATGGCTAAGCAAACCAAACAAGCAGTTGCCGAGTCTGACATTGTGATTTTCTTGGTTGATGGTCGTTTAGGTTTGGCTCCACAGGATCGAGTCATTGCGGATTTCTTGCGCAAGTCTGGTAGACCTGTCATCTTGGCTGTGAACAAAACCGAAGGCATGCAAGCCGGTGTTGTTACTGCTGATTTTCATGAGCTTGGACTTGGCGAACCATCCCCAATTTCTTCCGCGCATGGTGATGGTGTTCGTGGCCTGATTGATGACGCACTTGATTCTTTGGGGGTTGAAGAGCCTGACGAAGAAGAATTAGCGAACGATCCCAATCGCCCAATGAAGATTGCGGTAGTGGGTCGTCCAAACGTGGGTAAATCGACCCTGATTAATAAGTTAATTGGCGAAGAGCGCGTTATCGCGTTTGATATGCCAGGAACCACACGTGATGCAATTGAAGTGCCGTTTGAGCGTAATGGCAAGCCTTACATTCTGGTAGACACTGCAGGTCTGCGTCGTCGTGGCAAAGTGTTTGAAGCGATTGAAAAGTTCTCCGTTGTCAAAACATTACAAGCAATTGCCGACTGCAATGTAGTGATTTTGATGCTCGATGCGCAGCAAGATATTTCCGAGCAAGATGCGCATATCGCTGGCTTTATTGTCGAGGCAGGTCGTGCCTTAGTGGTTGCCGTTAATAAATGGGATGGCATTGATGCCTACGTTAAAGAGCGTGCACGCCTAGAGATTGCGCAAAAATTACGTTTCTTAGATTTTGCGAACGTGCATCCGATTTCAGCGAAGAAGGGTACTGGCTTAAAAGAGCTCTTTAAGGATGTGGATTCTGCATATGCGGCGGCAATGGCAAAACTGCCAACCCCACGCTTAACCCGAATCTTGCAAGAAGCGGTAGAGCATCAGCAGCCCAAACGAGTGGGCATGGGTCGTCCAAAATTGCGCTATGCCCACCAAGGTGGTATGAACCCACCAATCGTGGTGATTCATGGTACATCGCTTAGTGGTGTTACCGATAGCTATAAGCGCTATTTGGAAGGCCGTTTCAGGGACGTCTTTAAGCTACGCGGTACGCCTCTAAGAATCCAGATGAATACCGCCAAAAATCCCTATGTGGATGCCGATAAGGGTAAAAAAGGCAAAAAGCGCTAGTTTTCAACTGTTTTAACCCTAGATTCGAGTAAGGGCTTGATTTTTATAAAATTAGGCTCAATATAACAAGTTCAGTAATCTGTTTTGAGACGCATTTAGATAAAAGCAAGACTCCCATAAAAACAAACCAATAAAAAATTAAAAATAAATTAGGAGCAGTATGAGCAATAAACAAATTCAATTACTTCAAGATCCATTTCTGAACGCTTTGCGTAAAGAACACATTCCTGTGTCGATCTATCTGGTTAACGGCATTAAATTGCAAGGCAATATTGAGTCATTCGACCAATACGTTGTCTTATTGCGTAATACCGTGACGCAAATGGTTTACAAGCACGCGATCTCGACAATCGTTCCTGCTCGTGCCATTGACTTTCGCATAGAAGAAGGCAGCTCTGTATAAAACTGGAGTAGATGCGGCACGCGCAGTTCTGGTTGGAGTTGATACAGGACGCGAAGATTTTGCAGATAGCATGGCCGAACTCAGCCTCTTGGCTGATAGCGCAGGCTCTATACCCGCAGCTAGCGTCATTGCTCGCAAAGGCAGAACCGATCCCGCTTTGTTTATCGGTTCTGGTAAGGCCAATGAGCTCAAGCGCGTGATGGAAGAGCAAGATGCCGAGTTAGCTATCTTTAATCACCCCTTATCCCCAACCCAGCAGCGCAACCTTGAGCGTCACATTGGACGC
This DNA window, taken from Polynucleobacter sp. MWH-UH25E, encodes the following:
- a CDS encoding tetratricopeptide repeat protein, translated to MPLDLEEQEQLDQFKAFWQKYRNLITGVATVLLFAYATYSGYQWWRNSQALEASKLYETMVSAIAKGDKDQTLRAADDLQKDFARTPYAPMSSLIAARIASDAGDGAKALDYLRWAAKNASNDAYLALAKMRLVSQLIEQGTEKDFAEADQILQSKPIAGFEALWLERRGDWYLAQKKNEQAKISYQDAWKKLDQAKEFPEEARRLLKVKLDAVGGVAQ
- the bamB gene encoding outer membrane protein assembly factor BamB, whose translation is MVAKRMVGLVSKVVLLGVVAAALVACSGNSRVRKPAELVEVKNQFDLQPVWSTSVGSSESFNFHPVVAGNSVYAASHRGNLAKIDLASGNKVWEVSVPERLAIGPGSDGRTTVAVSIKGNVYAYDDTGKALWNVNVGSEVLSEPVVAGGVVVIRALDNRFIGLDAQTGARKWNYQRQQSALSLRVGYGMLPINNEVIVTGFAGGRFGMIALANGGLIWETPVSFPKGFSEIERLNDVTAKPSMEGEILCAVSYQGRIGCGQARTGNLLWFKDFSSYTGTAQSSDLVFSANEKSHVFAFATKDGAQVWENTKLTFRDVGEPLAVGRVLLMGDAQGYVHAFAQANGEMVARIRHDSSPISAAPIAVGGLIIIQSQGGKIAAYSPK
- the hfq gene encoding RNA chaperone Hfq, which produces MSNKQIQLLQDPFLNALRKEHIPVSIYLVNGIKLQGNIESFDQYVVLLRNTVTQMVYKHAISTIVPARAIDFRIEEGSSV
- the der gene encoding ribosome biogenesis GTPase Der, which translates into the protein MNPVITIVGRPNVGKSTLFNRLTRSRDALVADFSGLTRDRHYGKGRIGDRAFICVDTGGFEPVAKTGIVAEMAKQTKQAVAESDIVIFLVDGRLGLAPQDRVIADFLRKSGRPVILAVNKTEGMQAGVVTADFHELGLGEPSPISSAHGDGVRGLIDDALDSLGVEEPDEEELANDPNRPMKIAVVGRPNVGKSTLINKLIGEERVIAFDMPGTTRDAIEVPFERNGKPYILVDTAGLRRRGKVFEAIEKFSVVKTLQAIADCNVVILMLDAQQDISEQDAHIAGFIVEAGRALVVAVNKWDGIDAYVKERARLEIAQKLRFLDFANVHPISAKKGTGLKELFKDVDSAYAAAMAKLPTPRLTRILQEAVEHQQPKRVGMGRPKLRYAHQGGMNPPIVVIHGTSLSGVTDSYKRYLEGRFRDVFKLRGTPLRIQMNTAKNPYVDADKGKKGKKR